Proteins from a single region of Mus caroli unplaced genomic scaffold, CAROLI_EIJ_v1.1 scaffold_10244_1, whole genome shotgun sequence:
- the LOC110288585 gene encoding zinc finger protein 431-like: MALFAMALFKAPVYRRSAPSLGMWLPTFFLQFRTSRLNSAVTYDDVNVNFTREEWALLDSSQKSLYKDVMLETYRNLTAIGYNWEGHNIEEHCQSSRRHARTHKRTHTGEKSYECDQCGKAYSRHSYLQIHKRTHTGEKPYECKQCSKAFACHGQLRRHERIHTGEKPYKCNQCNKAFSRHSHLQIHKRTHTGEKPYECHQCGKAFLCSSHLKIHKRTHTGEKPYECNHCGKAFTYRGGLQSHERTHTGVKPYECNQCGKAFASNSSLHYHKRTHTGERPYECNQCGNTFSQPCILKIHKRTHTGQKPYKCNQCGKAFACHSSLQSHERTHTREKLYECKQCGKAFTYHGGLKSHEKTHTGEKPYECNQCGKAFACQSSLQNHKRKHTGEKPYECHQCGKAFAYHNYLRIHKRTHTGEKPYECHQCGKAFSCQSSLQNHKRIHTGEKPYECNQCGKAFAYHNYLQIHKRKHTGEKPYECHQCGKAFACHNGLQNHKRTHTGERPYECNQCGKSYSNPRNLRIHKRTHTGERPYECNQCGKAFAYHGYLQIHKRTHTGEKPYECNQCGKAFAYHSNLQNHKRTHTGEKPYECNQCGKAFACHNSLQNHKRTHTGEKPYECDQCGKAFAYHNYLQIHKRKHTGEKPYKCNQCSKAFTCHSSLQKHKRMHTGEKPYIKEHIPEGKPYECNPCGKVSSL; encoded by the exons AGTGCTGTAACCTATGATGATGTAAATGTGAACTTCACTCGAGAAGAATGGGCTTTGCTGGATTCTTCACAGAAGAGCCTCTACaaagatgtgatgctggagacctacagGAACCTCACTGCTATAG GCTACAATTGGGAAGGCCATAATATTGAAGAGCATTGTCAGAGTTCTAGAAGACATGCAAG AAcccataaaagaacacatactggagagaagtcCTATGAAtgtgatcaatgtggtaaagcctatTCTCGACACAGTTatctccaaatacataaaagaacacatactggagagaaaccttatgaatgtaagcaGTGTAGTAAAGCTTTTGCATGCCATGGTCAGCTTCGAaggcatgaaagaattcatactggagagaaaccttacaaatgtaatcaatgtaaTAAAGCCTTTTCACGACACAGTcatcttcaaatacataaaagaacacatactggagagaaaccctatgaatgtcatcaatgtggtaaagcctttttaTGTTCCAGTCAtctcaaaatacataaaagaacacatactggagagaaaccttatgaatgtaatcactgtggtaaagcctttacGTATCGTGGTGGACTTCAAAgtcatgaaagaacacatactggagttaagccctatgaatgtaatcaatgtggtaaagcctttgcatctAACAGTAGTCTTCACtaccataaaagaacacatactggagagagaccctatgaatgtaatcaatgtggtaataCCTTTTCACAACCATGTATTCTCAAAatccataaaagaacacacactggaCAGAAACCCTATAAATgcaatcaatgtggtaaagcctttgcatgtcaTAGTAGTCTTCAAAgtcatgaaagaacacatactaGAGAGAAACtttatgaatgtaagcaatgtggtaaagcctttacatATCATGGTGGACTTAAAAGTCATGAAAAGACACATACTGGAGaaaagccctatgaatgtaatcaatgtggtaaagcctttgcatgtcaAAGTAGTCttcaaaaccataaaagaaaacatactggagagaaaccctatgaatgtcatcaatgtggtaaagcctttgcatatcatAATTATCTTcgaatacataaaagaacacatactggagagaaaccctatgaatgtcatcaatgtggtaaagccttttcatGTCAAAGTAGTcttcaaaatcataaaagaatacatactggagagaaaccttatgaatgtaatcaatgtggtaaagcctttgcatatcatAATTatcttcaaatacataaaagaaaacatactggagagaaaccctatgaatgtcatcaatgtggtaaagcctttgcatgtcaCAATGGTCTTCAAaaccataaaagaacacatactggagagagaccctatgaatgtaatcaatgtggtaaatcCTATTCAAATCCACGTAATCTcagaatacataaaagaacacatactggagagagaccttatgaatgtaaccaatgtggtaaagcttttgcATATCATGGTTATCTTCAAatccataaaagaacacatactggggagaaaccctatgaatgtaatcaatgtggtaaagcctttgcataccACAGCAATCTTCAAaaccataaaagaacacatactggagaaaagccctatgaatgtaatcaatgtggtaaagcctttgcctGTCACAATAGTCTTCAAAACCATAAAAGAACGCATACTggtgagaaaccctatgaatgtgatcaatgtggtaaagcctttgcatatcatAATTatcttcaaatacataaaagaaaacatactggagagaaaccctataaatgtaatcaatgtaGTAAAGCTTTTACATGTCATAGTAGTcttcaaaaacataaaagaatgcatactggagagaaaccct atataaaagaacacataccgGAGGgaaaaccctatgaatgtaatccaTGTGGTAAAGTCAgtagtctctga